One Dysidea avara chromosome 7, odDysAvar1.4, whole genome shotgun sequence genomic region harbors:
- the LOC136260939 gene encoding protein FAM13A-like isoform X3: MLSPLLCGSSGLDKVMEPIKSNSHLSRMRNMLAHSPLGRRRHSSSGSITSSNESPLTSPVGRVWGISLELLVKQTTKEVPFIVEKIIEHIEQCGLDQEGLYRVNGNARTIEKLKASFDKVGDADFCDVDVAAIGGLLKLFLRDMPVPLITESVASQFVQLHEDVKSYTGQQYYEKIRSLVKQLPLHHYHLLRYLVRHLVCVAKHEEENKMSPVSLSIVFGPNIFRCDAGLAGLQKQGVCNSFLSKMIMKCDQVFMQDDEVWIAQVKEEAQQRRQKPQKPVPYSVYMENLNSLEELDDDDRSHDVLSSSWGHSPTHITKSSTTSKSSTNERNVDDWVTASYPGGSQSPLNRSHDSDPDLGNGRFVREVGIRRRSSIDGVRRKTSLSPPREEELPRTPSPWSQCSNSPISPNSSPVQGTSQVMSQFLSTVIQQTVRELLFGPSGSHGTSTPAKPVSLARQRRRNTPGTRGGGSTANDVTNTNTATDDKNTKEGVSTGDMTSSVTSHGGDTTDSSKTHPVILRRGSSKEEKEKKKINRESGALFSEQFKVATGHSSVDEIDGVEQSEVTNKLKHHKKHKPVVKGFDLFESSGLIMGAPIMAKPTVVMPNSQEHHHFVMTSSESHDEEDTLSQSTGLYDVKMVKSSLQPLPVASDDLDVVKSIETLSHPTLGRPRPPANRRSPGRRGHGVDTNSVPDKKHTLLSSSDELNNIPATQLGHNVLSVTLHSKTDATLQTISSDNVQSNNLQTKSSDNLQSKSSDSLHTQSSNTLQAKSSDETKSSDNFQAKSSDKLPTKSSKNIQPKSSNNLQAKAKSSDKRTKPSDTFKSVGELHTKTSSVIYSKTIGSDHLSLTATAAAGSPTHRRLHDVASPTHTGLHDVDSRTHNNGPHNTGSSTHNRSHDVASSTHTRLHDVGSPTHNRPHDASSSIRSRSHDVGSPTHRKSHDASPTHSTSLDDQQRRLKELKNEVRRFEADYMAQHGGNKPSGADKDPIRPLMREYFTIKHQLQSSSEMLSKTAPAKLITKGEPDIHRDEHTDRHTDGLTVGHMDLCTALEKCQKLLADNRRKAGRPDSLDHMSLEQLREEKLSVQKTLIEFENEHGRPETEEGKEMMRPIYDYYRQLKKLLGGRRGSTRSKSQGAELALTTVSMLTAQDASDVSQLPPNVSCGTTVSPPHTRESVSSVESYKQVKEKLDNALAEKHNLKQLIRKCEEDFLQEHGRAVMEKEDRQPLQQHYTAYKRIKAHIKLLQTILTKKDSNITV, translated from the exons ATGTTATCGCCGCTGCTGTGCGGCTCATCAGGACTCGATAAAGTGATG GAGCCAATCAAGAGCAACTCTCATTTGTCACGTATGAGAAACATGCTAGCTCACAGCCCATTGGGACGTCGTAGGCACTCCAGCTCTGGCAGTATCACTAGTTCTAATGAGTCACCACTGACGTCACCAGTTGGACGTGTGTGGGGCATATCACTAGAACTACTTGTAAAACAAACAACGAAAGAGGTCCCATTTATAGTGGAGAAGATTATTGAACACATTGAGCAATGTG GTTTAGACCAGGAAGGATTGTATAGGGTCAATGGCAATGCTAGAACGATTGAGAAGTTAAAGGCATCATTTGATAAGG TTGGTGATGCTGACTTTTGTGATGTTGATGTTGCTGCTATAGGAGGACTATTGAAGTTATTCTTG CGGGATATGCCTGTTCCACTGATTACAGAGAGTGTGGCCAGTCAGTTTGTACAACTTCATGAAG ATGTTAAGAGTTACACTGGTCAACAGTACTATGAGAAGATCAG GAGTTTAGTGAAACAGCTGCCACTCCACCACTATCACTTGTTACGCTATCTAGTACGTCATCTCGTGTGTGTGGCCAAACATGAAG AGGAGAACAAGATGAGTCCAGTGTCACTGTCTATTGTGTTTGGACCAAACATCTTCAG GTGTGATGCTGGGCTGGCTGGCCTACAGAAACAAGGAGTGTGTAACTCTTTCCTTAGTAAAATGATCATGAAGTGTGACCAAGTGTTCATG CAAGATGATGAGGTATGGATAGCACAAGTAAAGGAAGAAGCTCAACAACGTCGACAAAAGCCACAAAAGCCTGTCCCTTATAGTGTGTACATGGAGAACTTAAATAGTCTGGAAGAA CTCGATGATGATGATAGATCACATGATGTGCTGAGCTCATCATGGGGACATAGCCCTACCCACATTACCAAAAGCAGCACTACTAGC AAAAGCAGCACTAATGAGAGAAACGTTGATGACTGGGTGACTGCCTCCTATCCTGGTGGATCACAGTCTCCACTCAATAGATCACATGACAGTGATCCTGATCTAGGTAATGGACGCTTTGTCAGAGAGGTCGGTATTCGACGTCGATCATCGATAGATGGGGTGAGGAGGAAGACATCACTCAGTCCTCCaag GGAGGAGGAGTTACCACGTACACCATCACCATGGTCACAATGTAGCAA CTCCCCAATCAGTCCCAATTCTTCACCAGTACAGGGAACATCACAAGTGATGTCACa GTTCCTGTCCACAGTGATACAACAAACAGTTCGAGAGTTGCTGTTTGGCCCATCTGGATCACATGGAACTAGTACGCCTGCCAAACCAGTGTCATTAGCTCGACAGCGACGAAGGAATACCCCAGGGACTAGGGGTGGGGGTAGCACAGCTAATGATGTCACAAACACCAACACAGCAACTGATGACAAGAACACCAAAG AGGGTGTTTCTACAGGAGACATGACATCATCAGTGACATCACATGGAGG GGACACTACTGACAGTAGTAAAACTCATCCGGTGATATTGAGACGAGGTTCATCAAAGGAAGAGAAGGAGAAGAAGAAAATCAACAGAGAGAGTGGGGCTTTATTCTCTGAACAGTTCAAAGTGGCTACTGGTCACTCATCTG TTGATGAAATAGATGGAGTAGAACAATCAGAAGTCACCAATAAACTGAAGCATCATAAGAAACACAAACCAGTAGTAAAAGGTTTTGACTTGTTTGAATCATCAGGATTGATAATGGGG GCTCCCATCATGGCCAAGCCCACTGTGGTGATGCCAAACAGCCAGGAACACCACCATTTTGTGATGACATCATCGGAGTCACATGACGAGGAAGACACTTTATCCCAGTCCACAGGATTGTATGATGTTAAAATGGTGAAGTCATCACTGCAGCCACTACCTGTGGCATCAGATGATCTGGATGTGGTGAAGAGTATAGAGACATTGTCTCAT CCCACTCTGGGGAGGCCACGCCCACCAGCTAATAGGAGATCACCTGGCCGGAGGGGGCATGGTGTTGACACTAATTCTGTACCAGATAAGAAGCACACATTGTTAAGTAGTAGTGATGAATTGAATAATATTCCAGCCACTCAGCTTGGCCACAATGTACTGAGTGTTACCCTACATTCCAAGACTGATGCTACACTACAAACTATATCCAGTGATAATGTGCAATCCAATAATCTCCAAACCAAATCCAGTGATAATCTCCAATCCAAATCCAGTGACAGTCTCCATACCCAATCTAGTAATACTCTTCAAGCAAAATCCAGTGACGAAACTAAATCCAGTGATAATTTTCAAGCCAAATCCAGTGACAAACTCCCGACCAAATCCAGCAAAAATATCCAACCTAAATCCAGCAATAATCTTCAAGCCAAAGCCAAATCCAGTGACAAACGAACCAAACCTAGCGATACTTTCAAATCCGTTGGTGAACTCCATACCAAAACCTCCAGTGTTATCTATTCCAAAACCATAGGCTCTGATCATTTGTCATTGACTGCTACTGCTGCAGCAGGTAGCCCCACCCACAGGAGATTGCATGATGTGGCCAGCCCCACCCACACTGGATTACATGATGTGGACAGCCGTACTCACAACAATGGACCACATAATACTGGAAGCTCCACCCACAACAGATCACATGATGTGGCCAGCTCTACCCACACCAGGTTACATGATGTAGGCAGCCCCACTCACAACAGACCACATGATGCCAGCAGCTCCATCCGCAGCAGATCACATGATGTGGGCAGCCCCACCCACAGAAAATCACATGATGCCAGCCCCACCCACAGCACATCACTTGATGACCAGCAGAGAAGACTCAAAG AGCTCAAGAATGAAGTGAGAAGGTTTGAAGCAGACTACATGGCACAGCATGGTGGTAATAAACCATCTGGTGCTGATAAAGATCCCATCAGACCATTAATGAGGGAATATTTCACTATCAAACATCAACTACAATCATCCAGTGAAATGCTTAGCAAGACAGCTCCAGCTAAACTGATCACTAAAG GAGAGCCAGACATACATAGAGATgaacacacagacagacacacagatgGACTCACAGTTGGACACATGGACCTATGCACAGCCCTGGAGAAGTGTCAGAAGTTATTAGCAGATAACAGGAGAAAGGCTGGTAGACCCGACAGTCTGGATCACATGAGCTTGGAACAATTACGAGAAGAGAAGCTATCAGTCCAGAAGACTCTGATAGAATTTGAGAATGAGCATGGACGTCCA GAAACAGAAGAAGGTAAGGAAATGATGCGACCGATCTACGACTACTACAGACAGCTGAAGAAGCTGCTGGGTGGTAGAAGAGGCTCCACCAGGAGCAAGTCTCAAGGGGCGGAGCTTGCCCTGACTACTGTATCCATGCTAACAGCACAG GATGCGAGTGATGTGTCACAGTTACCCCCTAATGTGTCGTGTGGCACAACTGTCTCACCACCCCATACTAGGGAGAGTGTGTCATCTGTTGAATCTTA TAAACAAGTTAAGGAGAAGTTGGACAATGCTTTAGCAGAGAAGCACAACTTGAAACAGTTAATCCGCAAGTGTGAGGAAGACTTCTTACAGGAACATGGCAG GGCAGTGATGGAGAAAGAGGATAGACAACCATTACAACAACATTATACTGCTTATAAG AGGATTAAAGCACACATCAAGTTGTTGCAGACTATACTAACAAAGAAGGACTCTAACATCACTGTGTga